One Salarias fasciatus chromosome 9, fSalaFa1.1, whole genome shotgun sequence DNA segment encodes these proteins:
- the cbln2b gene encoding cerebellin-2b: MVPARYPGRCAILALALLLGCGVALCLGQNDTEPIVLEGKCLVVCDSNPSSDGAVTSSLGISVRSAGAKVAFSAVRGTNHEPSEMSNTSMTIYFDQVLVNIGNHFDLKASVFQAPRRGIYSFSFHVVKVYNRQTIQVNLMQNDYPVISAFAGDQDVTREAASNGVLLMVERDDRVYLKLERGTLMGGWKYSTFSGFLVFPL, encoded by the exons ATGGTGCCAGCGCGCTACCCAGGACGCTGTGCCATCCTGGCACTGGCCCTCCTCTTGGGATGCGGTGTGGCTCTCTGCCTCGGCCAGAACGATACAGAGCCCATCGTGCTCGAAGGAAAGTGTCTTGTGGTGTGCGACTCGAACCCTTCTTCGGATGGAGCGGTCACTTCCTCACTTGGCATTTCAGTCCGCTCCGCTGGGGCAAAAGTGGCTTTCTCTGCCGTGCGCGGAACCAACCACGAACCATCAGAGATGAGCAACACGTCAATGACCATCTACTTTGACCAG GTTTTAGTCAACATCGGCAACCATTTCGATCTCAAAGCGAGTGTTTTCCAGGCTCCAAGAAGGGGGATCTATAGCTTCAGCTTTCACGTGGTGAAGGTGTACAACAGACAAACCATACAG GTGAACCTGATGCAGAATGATTATCCGGTTATATCAGCCTTCGCCGGTGACCAGGACGTTACAAGAGAGGCTGCCAGTAACGGAGTTTTGCTGATGGTTGAACGGGACGACCGGGTCTATCTGAAGCTGGAACGGGGAACCCTCATGGGCGGATGGAAATACTCCACCTTCTCGGGCTTTCTAGTCTTTCCTCTATAA